TGGTTCTCCTGGGTTTTGTGGTCGATGAGATCGCGGTACAAAGTCAGTTGGCGGATGATGGGGTCCACTTGGCGAAGAGTCAGTTGTGGCCGGCGCTCGAGCCAGCGGCGAACGAACTGATAGGGATTGGCGGGGAGGCCGCATTCCAACGCGGCGGCGCAGGCGTCATCGGTGATGGCGGCGCCATGTTTGCGCGCCAAGCCCGTCAAGCCCAGAATGCGGCGAATGGTGACGGGGCCATCGCGCTGGTACATTTGCTCGGCCAGCGTGCCGATGTGCGCGCCGATCTTGCCACAGCGTGACAATAGTTGCTCGGTCGAGCGAGGCGTCTTGGCGGGCTTGTCTTGTTCGGGAATGCGGTAGTCACCACGCCGTTGGTGGAGGTGTTCGCGCAAGAGTTCGCCTGTGTGTGGATGAAGCACGCGCACCACACGGCCATCCCATTGCACCTTGACACTCCGGCCGATCCAGCCCGGCGGGGCGCTGTAATAGGCCGCTTCCACTTCGACGCACCCGTCGAGATTCACTCGGCGGTCACCGAACTGGTAGTGGCGGAACGGCTCCAGCGGCAGCGGCAACAGAGCTGGCTTCTCTTCGGCGAACATGGCCGCGACTTGTCGCTTGGTGGTGCCGTGGATGCGTGTGTCAGCCCA
The sequence above is drawn from the Planctomycetia bacterium genome and encodes:
- a CDS encoding IS21 family transposase; the encoded protein is RDVLAHYGAVALPCRVADPDRKGKVERGVGHAKNTPLKGLRFESLEEAQSYLDRWEANWADTRIHGTTKRQVAAMFAEEKPALLPLPLEPFRHYQFGDRRVNLDGCVEVEAAYYSAPPGWIGRSVKVQWDGRVVRVLHPHTGELLREHLHQRRGDYRIPEQDKPAKTPRSTEQLLSRCGKIGAHIGTLAEQMYQRDGPVTIRRILGLTGLARKHGAAITDDACAAALECGLPANPYQFVRRWLERRPQLTLRQVDPIIRQLTLYRDLIDHKTQENQE